One genomic segment of Nothobranchius furzeri strain GRZ-AD chromosome 10, NfurGRZ-RIMD1, whole genome shotgun sequence includes these proteins:
- the phldb1a gene encoding pleckstrin homology-like domain family B member 1 isoform X7, translated as MLCFGQSAFFRFNHPEEAQRMKSMLPGGSLRTNSTKPFSSGPRSVTNGNLESFTSNSDVKLNSVVKNLQETLVLRGSSSSPGFGKRPPQTSSVDMLNERNGSAAGSSVHKNSSSISAGPSVGNKTPAVPSRSTCSSQAPVPRTRTSLSVGLSGTGVAQRTQESPKLPRNVRAEAPSSPKPQVRGSGTDNSSTKPSSIRFSQTAPPSPRLRGSSLQVRSPSPLREQLFSHVDVPQRISGSSSHRELPALSIDVSCRGSSGSHGVPESPHDHQKLLTPSKAETTRVLYTQSPSPLQGLEKESGGRLLRPSPAGPGLGSVSGLSPLASPRSERKTTNMSVKGSTGKEGNVTKPYTRERKNSISEISDNEDELLEYHRWQREERLREQEMEKLERQRLETILNLCAEYNQVDSSAGLEGSGLLGGAGDSEPGGGASPQGADWAQKPKENDEENQREESSSTESTHQECEELFSGREQVYLEEERTRILVRVDDLTHRVGELEQLLQETKQEVEMEQALLQAERRAEQEQVEAEGQIISQLQLRLSQLDSNAQREKDKGRANVSAERKVLEKQRNEYNELKMQFDKCPLSLREQLQEQLSRKADALECGTKRFEELEFCQLEEESGLEEKKEAQRFQLLQERAEYHCSVAERKEKMAALDAQVKQLGIQASQECEKVEHDKKITLQLLHQEQDRLCSLERKYHTLTGGRSFPKSSSSMKEDLLHISEPDLVYVDGPPHSPCPSFASFSSSHIPSPELCPVRLQEEYLRLSDVYRMYGNASLQHHSSSPAALHCLSLTVSPALPREEYITVSQLSQIFGMQRANPSPSSSTPSFQLAQSESTFSCRSAACGPSSFLSAQSQPELSRNAMPPINLERWYQDIMAAGEPQSCPPPLPAKSFSTRRHRQLLKSKSDGEVGQGASSSPACSTTILTHTSGFRHEKAAPITLMLREKNPLDMDSRKLVALECKDPSPTVHHSYLHHQSPPGGNQAYDTLSLESSDSLETSVSNSTCTPESACGLEAQRLEEMEKMLKEAQQEKARLIENREREVQARRQMLEEERRRREEAEKRLQDEAAHRRRLVEEEVKMREKHFSQARPMTRYLPNRKEEFDLRAHVESCGHCIDTCPFVILSEKMCKGHLVKMGGKIKSWKKRWFVFDRLKRNFCYYADKHETKLKGLIYFQAIEEVYYDHLRSAAKSPNPSLTFCVKTHDRLYYMVAPSPEAMRIWMDVIVTGAEGYTQFMS; from the exons ATGCTGTGTTTTGGCCAGTCGGCTTTTTTCCGCTTCAACCACCCAGAGGAGGCTCAGAGGATGAAGAGCATGCTGCCTGGAGGGAGTCTCAGAACAAACTCAACAAAACCCTTTTCCtcag GCCCCCGCAGCGTCACCAATGGAAACCTTGAGTCCTTCACAAGCAACAGCGATGTCAAACTCAACAGCGTGGTGAAAAATCTGCAGGAGACCCTGGTGCTGAGGGGGTCATCGTCTTCTCCAGGGTTTGGTAAACGACCTCCCCAAACATCTTCGGTGGACATGCTGAACGAGAGGAACGGCTCAGCAGCAGGGAGCTCCGTtcacaaaaacagcagcagcatctcaGCGGGTCCCAGCGTTGGCAATAAAACCCCCGCGGTACCATCCCGATCAACTTGCTCCAGTCAGGCTCCCGTTCCCCGTACAAGGACATCCTTGTCTGTGGGTTTGAGTGGAACTGGTGTGGCTCAGAGGACCCAGGAGAGCCCAAAGCTTCCTAGGAACGTGAGGGCCGAGGCCCCATCAAGCCCCAAGCCACAAGTCAGGGGATCAGGTACAGACAACTCAAGTACCAAACCTTCTTCCATCAGGTTTTCACAAACAGCTCCCCCCAGCCCTCGACTGAGAGGGTCCTCTCTACAGGTGAGATCCCCTAGCCCACTGAGGGAGCAGCTTTTCTCCCACGTTGATGTTCCTCAGAGGATAAGTGGGTCCAGCAGTCACAGAGAGCTTCCTGCTCTCAGCATTGACGTGTCCTGTAGAGGATCTTCAGGCTCACATGGAGTCCCCGAGAGCCCCCACGATCACCAAAAGCTTCTAACTCCTTCAAAGGCAGAGACCACCAGAGTGCTGTATACGCAGAGTCCATCACCGCTGCAGGGTCTGGAAAAGGAGTCAGGAGGCAGGTTGTTACGACCTAGCCCTGCAGGTCCAGGCTTGggttcagtgtctggtttgtctCCTCTGGCGAGCCCTCGTAGTGAAAGGAAGACCACCAACATGAGCGTGAAAGGATCCACTGGAAAGGAAGGAAATGTTACGAAACCTTACACCCGGGAACGCAAGAACAGCATCTCAGAGATCAGCGATAATGAGGATGAGTTGTTGGAATACCACCGCTGGCAGAGAGAGGAGAGGCTACGGGAACAGGAAATGGAAAAGCTG GAGCGTCAGAGGCTGGAGACCATCCTGAATCTGTGTGCAGAGTACAATCAGGTAGACAGCTCTGCAGGGCTGGAGGGGAGTGGACTGCTGGGGGGCGCCGGAGATTCAGAGCCCGGAGGGGGAGCGTCTCCTCAGGGAGCAGACTGGGCTCAGAAACCGAAGGAGAACGATGAGGAGAACCAGAGAGAGGAGTCCAGCAGCACAGAGAGCACACATCAAGAG TGTGAGGAGCTGTTTTCTGGGAGGGAGCAGGTCTACCTGGAGGAGGAGAGGACGAGGATCCTGGTCAGGGTGGATGACCTGACGCACAGAGTGGGTGAGCTGGAGCAGCTGCTACAGGAGACCAAACAGGAG GTGGAGATGGAGCAGGCGCTGCTGCAGGCCGAGAGGCGGGCTGAGCAGGAGCAGGTGGAGGCTGAAGGCCAGATCATCTCTCAGCTGCAGCTCAGACTCAGCCAGCTGGACTCGAACGCTCAGAGAGAGAAGGACAAG gggAGAGCTAATGTGTCGGCTGAGCGGAAGGTCCTGGAAAAGCAGAGGAATGAGTACAATGAGCTGAAGATGCAGTTTGATAAGTGCCCCTTGTCACTAAGGGAACAGTTGCAGGAGCAGCTCAGCAGG AAAGCTGACGCTCTGGAGTGTGGGACCAAGCGGTTTGAGGAGCTGGAATTCTgtcagctggaggaggagagcggtctggaggagaagaaggaggctCAGCGCTTTCAGCTTCTCCAAGAGCGAGCCGAGTATCACTGCAGTGTGGCCGAGAGAAAG GAGAAGATGGCTGCCCTCGATGCTCAGGTGAAGCAGCTGGGGATCCAGGCATCTCAGGAGTGTGAGAAAGTAGAACATGATAAGAAGATTACCCTGCAGCTGCTACATCAG GAACAAGACAGGTTGTGTTCCCTGGAGAGGAAGTACCACACCCTAACAGGAGGAAGAAGCTTCCCAAAGTCCTCCAGCAGCATGAAAGAG GATTTGCTTCACATCAGCGAACCTGACCTTGTTTATGTGGACGGGCCTCCTCATAGTCCCTGTCCCTCCTttgcctccttctcctcctctcacATCCCCTCCCCTGAACTCTGTCCTGTCAGGCTGCAAGAG GAGTATCTCAGGCTGTCTGATGTCTATAGGATGTATGGAAATGCTTCTCTGCAGCATCACTCCTCCTCCCCCGCTGCTCTCCACTGCCTCTCTCTTACTGTATCTCCAGCTTTGCCACGTGAG GAGTACATCACAGTCAGTCAGTTAAGCCAGATCTTTGGGATGCAGCGAGctaacccctccccttcctcctcTACTCCATCATTCCAACTGGCCCAGTCTGAATCCACCTTCTCCTGCCGCTCGGCTGCATGTGGTCCTTCCTCTTTCCTCTCTGCGCAG AGCCAGCCTGAGCTCAGCAGGAATGCAATGCCTCCCATTAATCTTGAGCGCTGGTACCAGGACATCATGGctgctggagagcctcagtcctgTCCTCCACCGCTGCCTGCAAAGTCTTTTTCCACACGCAGACACAGGCAG TTGTTAAAGTCCAAATCAGACGGTGAGGTTGGACAAGGAGCATCAAGCTCTCCAGCCTGCAGCACCACCATCctgacacacaccagtggcttcaGGCATGAGAAAGCTGCACCTATCACG TTGATGCTGAGGGAGAAAAACCCATTAGACATGGACTCCAGGAAACTCGTGGCTCTGGAATGCAAAG ACCCATCACCAACAGTCCATCACTCCTACCTGCATCATCAGTCGCCACCCGGTGGTAACCAAGCATATGACACGCTGAGTCTGGAGAGCTCAGACAGCTTGGAGACCAGTGTCTCCAACTCCACGTGTACCCCAGAAAG CGCCTgtgggttggaggcccagaggcTAGAGGAGATGGAAAAGATGCTGAAGGAGGCTCAGCAGGAGAAAGCCAGACTGATTGAGAACAGA GAGAGGGAGGTGCAGGCTCGGCGGCAGATGTTGGAGGAGGAGCGGAGGAGACGAGAGGAGGCCGAGAAGAGGCTTCAGGACGAGGCGGCCCATAGGCGGAGgctggtggaggaggaggtgaagatgagaGAGAAGCACTTCTCTCAG GCCCGTCCCATGACGCGCTATCTGCCTAATCGTAAAGAAGAGTTTGACCTGCGAGCTCACGTGGAGTCGTGCGGTCACTGCATTGACACCTGCCCCTTCGTCATCCTCTCAGAGAAAATGTGCAAAGGTCACCTGGTGAAGATGGGAGGGAAGATCAAGTCGTGGAAGAAACGCTGGTTTGTTTTCGACCGCCTCAAGAGGAACTTCTGTTATTACGCTG ACAAGCATGAGACAAAGCTGAAAGGACTCATTTACTTTCAGGCGATTGAAGAGGTTTATTATGATCACCTGCGCAGCGCCGCCAAG AGCCCAAATCCATCGTTGACCTTCTGTGTGAAGACCCACGACCGACTTTACTACATGGTGGCCCCGTCCCCCGAGGCCATGAGGATCTGGATGGACGTCATAGTAACGGGAGCAGAGGGCTACACGCAGTTCATGAGCTGA
- the phldb1a gene encoding pleckstrin homology-like domain family B member 1 isoform X3: protein MERLRSKVEQERQTHQVLQNTPLDLIETGKSLKVQAERPHLVSLGSGRLSTAITLLPLQEGRTTLGSDGTDIPLQGPGITAQHCYIENQAGSITLYPCGNQCSVDGLPITKPYRLTQGCMLCFGQSAFFRFNHPEEAQRMKSMLPGGSLRTNSTKPFSSGPRSVTNGNLESFTSNSDVKLNSVVKNLQETLVLRGSSSSPGFGKRPPQTSSVDMLNERNGSAAGSSVHKNSSSISAGPSVGNKTPAVPSRSTCSSQAPVPRTRTSLSVGLSGTGVAQRTQESPKLPRNVRAEAPSSPKPQVRGSGTDNSSTKPSSIRFSQTAPPSPRLRGSSLQVRSPSPLREQLFSHVDVPQRISGSSSHRELPALSIDVSCRGSSGSHGVPESPHDHQKLLTPSKAETTRVLYTQSPSPLQGLEKESGGRLLRPSPAGPGLGSVSGLSPLASPRSERKTTNMSVKGSTGKEGNVTKPYTRERKNSISEISDNEDELLEYHRWQREERLREQEMEKLERQRLETILNLCAEYNQVDSSAGLEGSGLLGGAGDSEPGGGASPQGADWAQKPKENDEENQREESSSTESTHQECEELFSGREQVYLEEERTRILVRVDDLTHRVGELEQLLQETKQEVEMEQALLQAERRAEQEQVEAEGQIISQLQLRLSQLDSNAQREKDKGRANVSAERKVLEKQRNEYNELKMQFDKCPLSLREQLQEQLSRKADALECGTKRFEELEFCQLEEESGLEEKKEAQRFQLLQERAEYHCSVAERKEKMAALDAQVKQLGIQASQECEKVEHDKKITLQLLHQEQDRLCSLERKYHTLTGGRSFPKSSSSMKEDLLHISEPDLVYVDGPPHSPCPSFASFSSSHIPSPELCPVRLQEEYLRLSDVYRMYGNASLQHHSSSPAALHCLSLTVSPALPREEYITVSQLSQIFGMQRANPSPSSSTPSFQLAQSESTFSCRSAACGPSSFLSAQSQPELSRNAMPPINLERWYQDIMAAGEPQSCPPPLPAKSFSTRRHRQLLKSKSDGEVGQGASSSPACSTTILTHTSGFRHEKAAPITLMLREKNPLDMDSRKLVALECKDPSPTVHHSYLHHQSPPGGNQAYDTLSLESSDSLETSVSNSTCTPESACGLEAQRLEEMEKMLKEAQQEKARLIENREREVQARRQMLEEERRRREEAEKRLQDEAAHRRRLVEEEVKMREKHFSQARPMTRYLPNRKEEFDLRAHVESCGHCIDTCPFVILSEKMCKGHLVKMGGKIKSWKKRWFVFDRLKRNFCYYADKHETKLKGLIYFQAIEEVYYDHLRSAAKSPNPSLTFCVKTHDRLYYMVAPSPEAMRIWMDVIVTGAEGYTQFMS, encoded by the exons ATGGAGCGACTGAGGAGTAAAGTGGAGCAGGAGCGTCAAACACACCAGGTCTTACAG AACACCCCTTTGGACCTGATTGAAACAGGAAAGTCCTTGAAGGTCCAGGCAGAGCGTCCCCACCTGGTGAGTTTGGGAAGCGGACGTCTGAGCACAGCCATCACGCTGCTACCGCTGCAGGAAG GGAGGACCACGCTGGGTAGTGATGGGACAGACATCCCCTTGCAGGGCCCGggcattacagctcagcattgctACATCGAAAACCAGGCGGGGAGCATCACCCTGTACCCATGTGGAAACCAATGCTCTGTGGACGGACTTCCCATCACAAAACCCTACCGCCTCACACAAG GGTGCATGCTGTGTTTTGGCCAGTCGGCTTTTTTCCGCTTCAACCACCCAGAGGAGGCTCAGAGGATGAAGAGCATGCTGCCTGGAGGGAGTCTCAGAACAAACTCAACAAAACCCTTTTCCtcag GCCCCCGCAGCGTCACCAATGGAAACCTTGAGTCCTTCACAAGCAACAGCGATGTCAAACTCAACAGCGTGGTGAAAAATCTGCAGGAGACCCTGGTGCTGAGGGGGTCATCGTCTTCTCCAGGGTTTGGTAAACGACCTCCCCAAACATCTTCGGTGGACATGCTGAACGAGAGGAACGGCTCAGCAGCAGGGAGCTCCGTtcacaaaaacagcagcagcatctcaGCGGGTCCCAGCGTTGGCAATAAAACCCCCGCGGTACCATCCCGATCAACTTGCTCCAGTCAGGCTCCCGTTCCCCGTACAAGGACATCCTTGTCTGTGGGTTTGAGTGGAACTGGTGTGGCTCAGAGGACCCAGGAGAGCCCAAAGCTTCCTAGGAACGTGAGGGCCGAGGCCCCATCAAGCCCCAAGCCACAAGTCAGGGGATCAGGTACAGACAACTCAAGTACCAAACCTTCTTCCATCAGGTTTTCACAAACAGCTCCCCCCAGCCCTCGACTGAGAGGGTCCTCTCTACAGGTGAGATCCCCTAGCCCACTGAGGGAGCAGCTTTTCTCCCACGTTGATGTTCCTCAGAGGATAAGTGGGTCCAGCAGTCACAGAGAGCTTCCTGCTCTCAGCATTGACGTGTCCTGTAGAGGATCTTCAGGCTCACATGGAGTCCCCGAGAGCCCCCACGATCACCAAAAGCTTCTAACTCCTTCAAAGGCAGAGACCACCAGAGTGCTGTATACGCAGAGTCCATCACCGCTGCAGGGTCTGGAAAAGGAGTCAGGAGGCAGGTTGTTACGACCTAGCCCTGCAGGTCCAGGCTTGggttcagtgtctggtttgtctCCTCTGGCGAGCCCTCGTAGTGAAAGGAAGACCACCAACATGAGCGTGAAAGGATCCACTGGAAAGGAAGGAAATGTTACGAAACCTTACACCCGGGAACGCAAGAACAGCATCTCAGAGATCAGCGATAATGAGGATGAGTTGTTGGAATACCACCGCTGGCAGAGAGAGGAGAGGCTACGGGAACAGGAAATGGAAAAGCTG GAGCGTCAGAGGCTGGAGACCATCCTGAATCTGTGTGCAGAGTACAATCAGGTAGACAGCTCTGCAGGGCTGGAGGGGAGTGGACTGCTGGGGGGCGCCGGAGATTCAGAGCCCGGAGGGGGAGCGTCTCCTCAGGGAGCAGACTGGGCTCAGAAACCGAAGGAGAACGATGAGGAGAACCAGAGAGAGGAGTCCAGCAGCACAGAGAGCACACATCAAGAG TGTGAGGAGCTGTTTTCTGGGAGGGAGCAGGTCTACCTGGAGGAGGAGAGGACGAGGATCCTGGTCAGGGTGGATGACCTGACGCACAGAGTGGGTGAGCTGGAGCAGCTGCTACAGGAGACCAAACAGGAG GTGGAGATGGAGCAGGCGCTGCTGCAGGCCGAGAGGCGGGCTGAGCAGGAGCAGGTGGAGGCTGAAGGCCAGATCATCTCTCAGCTGCAGCTCAGACTCAGCCAGCTGGACTCGAACGCTCAGAGAGAGAAGGACAAG gggAGAGCTAATGTGTCGGCTGAGCGGAAGGTCCTGGAAAAGCAGAGGAATGAGTACAATGAGCTGAAGATGCAGTTTGATAAGTGCCCCTTGTCACTAAGGGAACAGTTGCAGGAGCAGCTCAGCAGG AAAGCTGACGCTCTGGAGTGTGGGACCAAGCGGTTTGAGGAGCTGGAATTCTgtcagctggaggaggagagcggtctggaggagaagaaggaggctCAGCGCTTTCAGCTTCTCCAAGAGCGAGCCGAGTATCACTGCAGTGTGGCCGAGAGAAAG GAGAAGATGGCTGCCCTCGATGCTCAGGTGAAGCAGCTGGGGATCCAGGCATCTCAGGAGTGTGAGAAAGTAGAACATGATAAGAAGATTACCCTGCAGCTGCTACATCAG GAACAAGACAGGTTGTGTTCCCTGGAGAGGAAGTACCACACCCTAACAGGAGGAAGAAGCTTCCCAAAGTCCTCCAGCAGCATGAAAGAG GATTTGCTTCACATCAGCGAACCTGACCTTGTTTATGTGGACGGGCCTCCTCATAGTCCCTGTCCCTCCTttgcctccttctcctcctctcacATCCCCTCCCCTGAACTCTGTCCTGTCAGGCTGCAAGAG GAGTATCTCAGGCTGTCTGATGTCTATAGGATGTATGGAAATGCTTCTCTGCAGCATCACTCCTCCTCCCCCGCTGCTCTCCACTGCCTCTCTCTTACTGTATCTCCAGCTTTGCCACGTGAG GAGTACATCACAGTCAGTCAGTTAAGCCAGATCTTTGGGATGCAGCGAGctaacccctccccttcctcctcTACTCCATCATTCCAACTGGCCCAGTCTGAATCCACCTTCTCCTGCCGCTCGGCTGCATGTGGTCCTTCCTCTTTCCTCTCTGCGCAG AGCCAGCCTGAGCTCAGCAGGAATGCAATGCCTCCCATTAATCTTGAGCGCTGGTACCAGGACATCATGGctgctggagagcctcagtcctgTCCTCCACCGCTGCCTGCAAAGTCTTTTTCCACACGCAGACACAGGCAG TTGTTAAAGTCCAAATCAGACGGTGAGGTTGGACAAGGAGCATCAAGCTCTCCAGCCTGCAGCACCACCATCctgacacacaccagtggcttcaGGCATGAGAAAGCTGCACCTATCACG TTGATGCTGAGGGAGAAAAACCCATTAGACATGGACTCCAGGAAACTCGTGGCTCTGGAATGCAAAG ACCCATCACCAACAGTCCATCACTCCTACCTGCATCATCAGTCGCCACCCGGTGGTAACCAAGCATATGACACGCTGAGTCTGGAGAGCTCAGACAGCTTGGAGACCAGTGTCTCCAACTCCACGTGTACCCCAGAAAG CGCCTgtgggttggaggcccagaggcTAGAGGAGATGGAAAAGATGCTGAAGGAGGCTCAGCAGGAGAAAGCCAGACTGATTGAGAACAGA GAGAGGGAGGTGCAGGCTCGGCGGCAGATGTTGGAGGAGGAGCGGAGGAGACGAGAGGAGGCCGAGAAGAGGCTTCAGGACGAGGCGGCCCATAGGCGGAGgctggtggaggaggaggtgaagatgagaGAGAAGCACTTCTCTCAG GCCCGTCCCATGACGCGCTATCTGCCTAATCGTAAAGAAGAGTTTGACCTGCGAGCTCACGTGGAGTCGTGCGGTCACTGCATTGACACCTGCCCCTTCGTCATCCTCTCAGAGAAAATGTGCAAAGGTCACCTGGTGAAGATGGGAGGGAAGATCAAGTCGTGGAAGAAACGCTGGTTTGTTTTCGACCGCCTCAAGAGGAACTTCTGTTATTACGCTG ACAAGCATGAGACAAAGCTGAAAGGACTCATTTACTTTCAGGCGATTGAAGAGGTTTATTATGATCACCTGCGCAGCGCCGCCAAG AGCCCAAATCCATCGTTGACCTTCTGTGTGAAGACCCACGACCGACTTTACTACATGGTGGCCCCGTCCCCCGAGGCCATGAGGATCTGGATGGACGTCATAGTAACGGGAGCAGAGGGCTACACGCAGTTCATGAGCTGA